A region of Dictyostelium discoideum AX4 chromosome 1 chromosome, whole genome shotgun sequence DNA encodes the following proteins:
- the pks3 gene encoding beta-ketoacyl synthase family protein, which produces MNVSAYLPTCLPTYLPTCLPTYLPTYLPTYLPICLSEENNGIGIIGIGFRLPGGGSGKSLGNPSELWKELVNGYDGIIETNERWSDNFNKLGEINNRYGGLLPMDEVKSFDPLFFGISPPEATAIDPQQRLLLKCTWEAIEDAMIDPINLRGSNTSVFIGNTTHEYRDLNRTIDSIQTNIFSSSSHSSSNRVSNIFDFHGPSITIDTACSSSSNAVVLGCKSIIEGNSKMSIVGGTSLIFDANTPKSFSYMNMLSKDGRCKSFDANADGYVKSECIGVLLLKDLNQAIIDGDRVYCVIKGTSSNVDGNGYSDKSNFYSPSAQSQAENIKMALSSGNINAKDVDYVEAHGTGTPVGDPIEVEGISSIFKDNHSKENPLLIGSFKSMIGHCEASSGIASLVKCCLMFKNRYFIPNLHFKTPNPLIKFNEWNLKVVVEPTPFPKKEITMAVNNFGVTGSNVCIILKDFNYNHNSSSDNNNTINLKQQQHQNNIEYLIPFSANSTKSLEQYQSLISNFNQETMEFNDFVKEQIMSKSNSLYQRSVILGSNWNDFKDNLISTNNNIKTIKTTSSNISIKSKNPIIIMVFCGQGSQYNTMALELYKNEPIFRKTMDMLDNKLSKYYGFSILEKLRSIPVDDMKSIHNPALAQPAICMVQISLFELYKHWGIKPTFIVGHSLGEVTAAYCSGMIDLETECYLIYHRSIAQSTTTGCGRMLSINISPEKFIEQFSSRYPDVEISCYNSPTSIVIGGKEDQLNKISEELKSKGEFTSMLGSLSSFHTSSQKAIKEYILSLDYKSKESEIPIFSTVTTNLFDYKTTPYSPKYTYENILKSVNFTQTIENLYKHIENNQLGTDIVFIELAPHPTLQFYLKQMIPKDSSYFGKGDSISIYSPLHKKKNDVKEIRQTISQLYCQNGYNINFKCQFENINRSIVPTHKLPLYQWDEKQFWKINSLYENYYLTGPPIDILGNSITDSPFVKSYQTFINIKRKPFQYLKGHVVKGKFYFPGCGYIDNLLKIYPSQDITISTLEFSTPFIFTDDSVNHCLQTNIYPTGKTEYKVLFHFKDQKKNEWIQSSFGNFQLFKHNGEKSLKIFNQKYNIKDLIEKRCNLTKLTKEDLYDHIKLKTGLTYSGMFQAVSMCYLGDNCSLSVVSLELPKHLPDQKSFFNSSILDCCLHGMIGLVDEHCQLVFDRIEGFNLYSSNIPSARDQHTNVYVYSSLNAKMGDSYFASIVVMLEDGTVLIEIDNAACTSLTPIQDSLKIEAPTNELYSTYLQSKDSLILPPQTFESLYQQEKGQNDILVGTIIKQSLVPFVNEKMVFRILDFSSGFADYNGTTFHSSNNVLEKFNQLLKEFPLCEIDIEYTFGSVPQSLTSSIKDKLSHINERVSILYRDYSINDPLLLEDNQLKPSQYDIVLINDLEKETNDIKATLYMIYNLMVPNGQLILINNDGNNLIEIKELLDQCNFKDTIISNDKKSIIQTRKPQLLSELSPNPNIDSYDQIIIYSNDDSEICNKFLKSLESTDDKILSIISTISKFNEFVEKQSITDKSVIYFIKTMEQLTLDNFKSITFEYIEINRKLLKLNSMCKHVLITSDSRKDNYLASSVIGAARYFDEFQQLQLFTLDFDKESIIEYTHNNNEKNLVSLIELLTDKKISIQKEYLIRNGKVYFERIKKEQNLRKKFKSESYQDLVENDLVAVLSPNLEYELKPMTKDLEPFEVQVEIKSFALNYKDYLTYIGSVPPEMVNHKTGDINDPEFGSDFSGVITRVSKNNCSEFKVGDQVYGTAYNTASSKSIIDSGSIYFKPNNLSHEQASTIPVVYSTSLHSIYNIGNLKNYESILIHSASGGVGLSSLNILKWKGHCSYIFLTVGSPEKEKYLRDTYGSLITGIYSTRDKSYVQKIKDKLKELGSDKTGVDLILNTLSSDYMDSNFNCLSKSGRIVDLSITHLNSNEYIDNKKFKFNYGYHNVELLFIAAPILKKLLKSISKAIENNELINNLPITQYSNVNIKNAFEYINQRKHIGKIVVNHDTDLVGNLIKEKINSTSNLDFTLLKSNYQININNLGKNIIVTGQSGIVFEIIKWIVKFAPLVENIIILSKSSMKWQLELLVNRNKHIKFHFKSVDVGDINSMGKAIDEVSNDIDNIDSIFHYAFHQITKNVEAINMDTLDISFGAKTIGAIILHDQSIKRGWKLKNFIIASSVTSSLGSESQCSYVCANNVLESFSQYRKSLGLPSICTSYGLIKSTGFVSRNENVSVMFENLGFNPLSINTILGSLDLQIQNQELSTNLIVSSFNFSNITKYNPQKNNFSKIDYQVSLEEKNKVNQLGHDGNQDNKNSVNQMFLEKVSEVLSIEISKINIDIKLSAYGADSLSIVQLKNWVDKELSGNIITIQQLQTNTISSSIKIITNSLDKKKEGKNKSSTVVNNTNEITTTTKTFEYWKNEAKLDETIIASSIKSDLIIDNKMDKVILLSGSTGFLGGYLLLNLVKMKNCSKIYCLTRSGHLSDQIDLMNKIIDNLKHHKLFEMFEQSELEKIFPVRGDLRKSKLGLSDKMYLEISNQVNLILSCGADINLNANYDEIKPTNVDSTKEFIKLSVSKGTNKPMIPIVNLSSFSIFFGQKLNDEIEFDEYQVGIPSLSNLNNLPGGYIQSKLICEHLLLEASSRGIPAMTIRLPSIFSNPHTGIGHSGDLLQLIIKSISVTKYFPIEPTSLFISPVTWVAQNIINLIFNEGCWSKTKINTLNIISLNGELQTTNEIFLMIKKNFNYKETTLINWKKMISESNDKTCIRLRTFHPLDFTPTKYHMSKEFKISKNTKSLLISFGSYDGWNITEQMVLNLLKQ; this is translated from the exons ATGAATGTGTCTGCCTACCTACCTACCTGTCTGCCTACCTACCTACCTACCTGTCTGCCTACCTACCTACCTACCTACCTACCTACCTACCTACCTATCTGTCTGTCTG aagaaaataatgGTATTGGGATTATTGGAATTGGGTTTAGATTACcaggtggtggtagtggcaAGAGTTTAGGTAATCCAAGTGAACTTTGGAAAGAATTAGTTAATGGTTATGATGGTATTATTGAAACTAATGAAAGATGGAGTGATAATTTCAACAAATTGGGCGAGATTAATAATAGATATGGTGGTTTATTACCAATGGATGAAGTTAAATCATTCGATCCTTTATTCTTTGGTATAAGTCCACCAGAGGCAACTGCAATAGATCCACAACAACGTTTACTTTTAAAATGTACATGGGAAGCCATTGAAGATGCAATGATTGATCCAATTAATTTACGCGGTTCAAATACCTCTGTTTTCATTGGGAATACAACTCACGAATATAGAGATTTAAATAGAACTATCGATTCAATTCAAACCAacatattttcatcatcatcacattCATCATCAAATCGTGTCTCAAacatttttgattttcatgGTCCATCAATAACAATAGATACAGCTTGTtcgtcatcatcaaatgCTGTGGTTTTAGGTTGTAAATCTATCATTGAAGGAAACTCTAAAATGTCAATTGTTGGTGGTACAAGTTTAATTTTTG aTGCAAATACCccaaaatcattttcatataTGAATATGTTAAGTAAAGACGGAAGATGTAAAAGTTTTGATGCAAATGCAGATGGTTATGTAAAAAGTGAATGTATTggggtattattattaaaagatttaaaccAAGCAATTATTGATGGTGATAGAGTTTATTGTGTTATTAAAGGTACAAGTTCAAATGTTGATGGTAATGGATATAgtgataaatcaaatttctATTCACCATCAGCACAATCACAAgctgaaaatattaaaatggcATTATCATCTGGTAATATCAATGCAAAAGATGTAGACTATGTTGAAGCACATGGTACAGGTACTCCAGTTGGTGATCCAATTGAAGTAGAAGGTATTTCAAGTATTTTCAAAGACAATCATTCAAAAGAAAATCCATTATTAATAGGTTCGTTTAAATCAATGATTGGTCATTGTGAAGCATCTTCTGGTATTGCATCATTGGTTAAATGCTGTttaatgtttaaaaatagatactTTATACCaaatttacattttaaaacaccaaatccattaataaaatttaatgaatggAATTTAAAAGTAGTGGTAGAACCAACTCCATTcccaaaaaaagaaattaccaTGGctgttaataattttggagTTACAGGTTCAAACgtttgtattattttaaaagatttcaattataatcataatagtagcagtgataataataatacaataaatttaaaacaacaacaacatcagaacaatattgaatatttaattccATTTTCAGCAAATTCAACTAAATCATTAGAACAATatcaatctttaatttcaaattttaatcaagAAACTATGGAGTTTAATGATTTTGTAAAGGAACAAATAATGAgtaaatcaaattcattataCCAACGTTCAGTTATTTTAGGTTCAAATTGgaatgattttaaagataatttaatatcaactaataataatattaaaacaatcaaaacaacatcatcaaacatttcaataaaatcaaagaatccaattattattatggtaTTTTGTGGTCAAGGTTCACAATATAATACAATGGCATtggaattatataaaaatgaacCAATATTTAGAAAAACTATGGATATGTtggataataaattatcaaaatattatGGTTTCTCGATATTAGAGAAATTAAGATCCATTCCGGTAGATGATATGAAATCAATTCATAATCCAGCATTAGCACAACCTGCAATTTGTATGGTACAAATTTCACTATTCGAATTATATAAACACTGGGGTATTAAACCAACATTTATAGTTGGTCATAGTCTTGGTGAAGTTACTGCCGCTTATTGTTCAGGTATGATTGATTTAGAAACTGAatgttatttaatttatcatagATCAATAGCCCAGAGTACAACAACAGGTTGTGGTAGAATgttatcaattaatatttcaCCTGAAAAGTTTATTGAACAATTTTCATCAAGATATCCTGATGTAGAAATTTCATGTTATAATTCACCAACATCAATTGTAATTGGAGGAAAAGAGGATcaactaaataaaatttcagaagaattaaaaagtaaAGGTGAATTTACATCAATGTTAGgttcattatcatctttcCATACATCAAGTCAAAAAGcaattaaagaatatatCCTTTCATTGGACTATAAATCCAAAGAATCGGAAATACCAATATTTTCTACAGTaacaacaaatttatttgattataaaaCTACTCCATATTCACCAAAATATActtatgaaaatattttaaaatcagtGAACTTTACtcaaacaattgaaaatctaTACAAACATATAGAAAATAATCAACTGGGAACtgatattgtttttattgaaTTGGCTCCTCATCCAactttacaattttatttaaaacaaatgatACCAAAAGATTCAAGTTACTTTGGAAAAGGTGATAGtatttcaatttattcaCCACTtcacaagaaaaagaatgatGTTAAAGAGATAAGACAAACCATTTCTCAATTATATTGTCAGAATGGGTATAATATAAACTTTAAATgtcaatttgaaaatataaatagatCAATAGTACCAACTCATAAATTACCACTATACCAATGGGATGAAAAACaattttggaaaattaaTTCACTCTAtgagaattattatttaacagGTCCACCAATTGATATATTAGGTAATTCAATTACTGATTCACCATTTGTAAAATCTTATCAAACATTTATAAACATAAAGAGAAAACCATTCCAATATCTAAAAGGTCATGTTGTAAAAGGGAAATTCTATTTCCCAGGTTGTGgttatattgataatttattaaaaatttatccaTCACAAGATATAACTATTAGTACATTGGAATTTAGTActccatttatttttacagaTGATTCAGTAAATCATTGTTTACAAACAAACATTTATCCAACTGGAAAAACAGAATATAAAGTATTATTCCATTTTAAagatcaaaaaaagaatgaatgGATTCAATCATCGTTTggtaattttcaattatttaaacacaATGGTGAAAAGtctttaaaaatattcaatcaaaaatacAATATTAAAGATTTGATTGAAAAACGTTGCAATTTAACCAAATTGACAAAAGAAGATTTATATGACCACATAAAGTTAAAAACTGGTTTAACATATAGTGGAATGTTTCAAGCTGTATCGATGTGTTATTTAGGTGATAATTGTTCATTATCAGTGGTTTCATTAGAACTTCCAAAACATTTACCAGATCAAAAGTCATTTTTCAACTCTTCAATTTTAGATTGTTGTTTACATGGTATGATTGGTTTAGTTGATGAACATTGTCAATTGGTTTTCGATAGAATTGAAGGTTTTAATCTATATTCATCAAATATACCATCAGCAAGGGATCAACATACAAACGTATATGTTTATTCATCATTAAATGCAAAAATGGGTGATTCTTACTTTGCATCTATTGTAGTAATGTTAGAAGATGGTACTGTATTAATTGAAATCGATAATGCAGCATGTACTTCATTAACACCAATTCAagattcattaaaaattgaagCACCAACAAATGAATTATATTCCACCTACCTTCAATCAAAggattcattaattttaccaCCACAAACATTCGAATCACTTTACCAACAAGAAAAAGGacaaaatgatattttagTAGGTACAATTATTAAGCAATCACTTGTACCATttgtaaatgaaaaaatggtATTTAGAATATTAGATTTTTCAAGCGGTTTTGCAGATTACAATGGAACCACATTTCATTCATCAAATAATGTTTTAGAgaaatttaatcaattattaaaagagttTCCATTGTGTgaaattgatattgaatATACTTTTGGTAGTGTCCCACAATCATTAACCTCATCAATCAAGGATAAACTATCACACATCAATGAACGTGTTAGCATACTTTATAGAGATTATAGCATTAATGATCCTTTGTTACTCGAagataatcaattaaaacctTCACAATATGATAttgtattaataaatgatttagaAAAGGAAACAAATGATATTAAGGCTACACTTTAtatgatttataatttaatggtACCAAATggtcaattaatattaataaataatgatggaAATAActtaattgaaataaaagaGTTATTAGATcaatgtaattttaaagatacaatcatttcaaatgataaaaaatcaatcattCAAACAAGAAAACCACAATTACTATCAGAATTATCACCAAATCCAAATATAGACTCTTATgatcaaattataatttatagtAATGATGACAGTGaaatttgtaataaatttttaaaatcactaGAATCAACTGATGACAAGATATTAAGTATAATATCAACAATcagtaaatttaatgaatttgtaGAAAAACAATCAATAACCGATAAATCtgtgatttattttataaaaacaatggAACAATTAACATtggataattttaaatcaattacattTGAATACATAGAAATTAATAGAAAACTATTAAAACTTAATTCAATGTGCAAACATGTATTGATAACATCAGATTCAAGAAAAGATAATTATTTAGCATCATCAGTTATAGGTGCTGCAAGATATTTCGATGAAtttcaacaactacaactattCACATTAGATTTCgataaagaatcaattattgaatacactcataataataatgaaaagaatttagtatcattgattgaattattaacaGATAAGAAAATATCTAttcaaaaagaatatttaattaGAAATGGTAAAGTTTATTTTGAAAGAATAAAGAAAGAACAAAATCTTagaaaaaaattcaaatctGAATCATATCAAGATTtagttgaaaatgatttagtAGCAGTTTTATCACCAAATTTAGAATATGAATTAAAACCAATGACAAAAGATTTAGAACCATTTGAAGTCCaagttgaaattaaatcatttgcattaaattataaagattATCTTACATACATTGGAAGTGTGCCACCTGAAATGGTCAATCATAAAACGGGTGATATTAATGACCCAGAATTTGGTAGTGACTTTTCTGGTGTCATTACAAGAGTATCCAAAAACAATTGTAGTGAATTTAAAGTTGGTGACCAAGTTTATGGTACTGCATATAACACTGCATCATCCAAATCTATTATAGATTCAggttcaatttattttaaaccaaATAACTTAAGTCATGAACAAGCATCAACAATACCAGTAGTTTATTCAACATCTCTTCATAGTATTTACaatattggtaatttaaaaaattatgaatcaattttaattcattcagCATCCGGTGGTGTTGGTTTATcttcattaaatattttaaaatggaAAGGTCATTGTTCTTATATTTTCCTTACAGTTGGATCACCAGAGAAAGAGAAATATCTACGTGACACCTATGGATCTTTAATTACAGGTATTTATTCAACAAGAGATAAGAGTTAtgttcaaaaaataaaagataaactTAAAGAATTAGGCTCGGATAAAACAGGTgtagatttaatattaaatacatTATCAAGTGATTATATGGAttcaaatttcaattgtCTTTCAAAAAGTGGTAGAATTGTAGATTTATCAATCACTCATTTGAATTCAAATGAgtatattgataataagaaatttaaattcaactaTGGTTATCATAATGTAGAATTACTTTTTATAGCTGcaccaattttaaagaaattattaaaatcaatatcaaaagcaattgaaaataatgaattaattaataatttaccaataaCTCAATATTCAaatgttaatattaaaaatgcaTTTGAATATATTAATCAACGTAAACATATTGGTAAAATTGTTGTTAATCATGATACAGATTTAGTGGGTAATTTAATAAAGGagaaaatcaattcaacTTCCAATTTAGATtttacattattaaaatcaaattatcaaatcaatataaataatttaggaAAGAATATAATAGTTACTGGTCAATCTGGTAtagtttttgaaattataaaatggaTAGTTAAATTTGCGCCATTAgttgaaaatataattatcctttcaaaatcatcaatgAAATGGCAGTTAGAACTATTagtaaatagaaataaacatataaaatttcatttcaagagcgttgatgttggtgataTAAACTCGATGGGAAAAGCAATCGATGAAGTTtcaaatgatattgataacATTGATTCAATATTCCACTATGCATTCCATCAAATAACAAAGAATGTAGAAGCTATCAATATGGATACTCTGGATATTTCATTTGGCGCAAAAACAATTGGTGCAATCATTTTACACgatcaatcaattaaaaggggatggaaattaaaaaactttataaTTGCATCATCAGTTACCTCATCATTAGGTTCTGAAAGCCAATGTAGTTATGTTTGTGCAAATAATGTTTTAGAATCATTCTCACAGTATAGAAAATCACTTGGCTTACCATCAATTTGCACAAGTTATggtttaataaaatcaactGGATTTGTATCAAGAAATGAAAATGTTTCAGTAATGTTTGAAAATTTAGGATTCAATCCACTTTCAATCAATACAATTTTAGGTTCATTAGATTTACAAATCCAAAATCAAGAACTatcaacaaatttaatagtttcaagttttaatttctcaAATATAACAAAATATAAtccacaaaaaaataatttttcaaagatTGATTATCAAGTTTCTTTAGAAGAAAAGAATAAAGTTAATCAATTGGGTCATGATGGTAATCAGGATAATAAAAACTCTGTAAATCAAATGTTTTTAGAGAAAGTTTCAGAggtattatcaattgaaatatcAAAGATTAATATCGATATTAAACTTTCTGCATATGGTGCTGATTCTTTATCAAtcgttcaattaaaaaattgggtagataaagaattatcaggtaatattattacaattcaacaacttcaaacaaatacaatttcatcatcaattaaaattataacaaATTCATTagataaaaagaaagaaggtaaaaataaaagtagtACAGTGGttaataataccaatgaaataacaacaacaacaaaaacatttGAATATTGGAAGAATGAAGCAAAATTAGATGAAACAATAATtgcatcatcaattaaatcagatttaattattgataataaaatggaTAAAGTTATATTATTAAGTGGTTCAACTGGATTTTTAGGAGGTTAtcttttattgaatttagtaaaaatgaaaaactgttcaaaaatttattgtttaaCAAGATCAGGTCATTTATCTGACCAAATCGatttaatgaataaaataattgacaATTTAAAACAccataaattatttgaaatgttTGAACAATCAGAATTGGAAAAGATTTTCCCAGTCCGTGGAGATTTAAGAAAGAGTAAACTTGGATTATCTGATAAAATGTATTtagaaatttcaaatcaagtaaatttaattttaagttGTGGTGctgatattaatttaaatgcaaattatgatgaaattaaaccaACCAATGTAGACTCAACTAAAGAGTTTATAAAGCTATCAGTTTCGAAAGGTACAAATAAACCAATGATaccaattgtaaatttatcttcattttcaattttctttggtcaaaaattaaatgatgaaatcGAATTTGATGAATACCAAGTTGGAATACCTTCATtaagtaatttaaataatttaccagGTGGCTATATTCAAAGTAAACTTATCTGTGAACATTTACTATTAGAAGCATCATCAAGAGGTATTCCAGCAATGACAATTAGATTAccatcaatattttcaaatccaCATACTGGTATTGGTCATAGTGGAGATTtgcttcaattaataattaaatccaTTAGTGTTACTAAATATTTCCCAATTGAACCaacttcattatttattagtcCAGTAACATGGGTAGcacaaaatattattaatttaatcttTAATGAAGGTTGTTggtcaaaaacaaaaataaatactttaaatattatttcattaaatggtgaattgcaaacaacaaatgaaatatttctaatgataaaaaaaaattttaattacaaaGAAACCACTTTaataaattggaaaaaaatgatttcagaatcaaatgataaaactTGTATCAGATTAAGAACTTTTCATCCTTTAGATTTTACTCCCACAAAATATCACATGtctaaagaatttaaaatttcaaaaaatacaaaatcacttttaatttcttttggttCTTATGATGGTTGGAATATTACTGAACAAAtggtattaaatttattaaaacaatag